Proteins from one Mytilus galloprovincialis chromosome 11, xbMytGall1.hap1.1, whole genome shotgun sequence genomic window:
- the LOC143050940 gene encoding uncharacterized protein LOC143050940, whose translation MEIEQKECIPNNIRDQIQRQIENWEMKDKLFVSTRASDFVQKCLNKNSCLTLTAPSGVGKSFIARHTALLLQKDGYKIIPVNKPDDIRNYYQPGKQTVFVVDDICGNFTANQQQIDKWKQLLPVVDTIIADTCCKVIVSCRLQVYRDDKFNILSPFKLCECNLIADELCLTTIEKSRIANKYIDSGLPNIYTFSHNCEFFPLLCSLYNKENHGDVTKYFQNPFIVYKEELKNLNSQGNEGKCKKCCLALAVLFNNQLREKWFLGKISDEQTQIIKDTCEACGINSIPKINLKTELDTLVGTFVSKQDGIYRTIHDKLFDFLAYYFGQKIIECLIEHGDSELVHGRFIWQTSPDDENSNIDFIIEISDDHLELYLERFIKDWLAGKVAVVFSNYNIKVSSFRQQLIQYLQQLDKVQQVKLANTNDTVEPKESCDSGTTPLVSNCYDGYTDMVQWMLRNDVVVDQCRDSGTSGLHMASQEGHTDIVKLLLERNPDVNLCNKDGSSPISKASQNGHIDIVKLLLERNADVNLCNKDGSSPLLQASQNGHTDRVKLLLERNPDVNLCNKNGSSPILMASQNGHTDIVKLLLERNADVNLCNKDGLSPLLQASQNGHTDIVKLLLERKPDVNLCNKDGLSPLLQASQNGHTDIVKILLERNPDVNLCDNDGCSPLIIASLKGHTDIVRLLLERNPDPCNYNTRISNSPSLVQPLLKHKPDINAKTSDGGNALYFSAWNGHIEITQLQLENSADCNICIHSKQSMTDIFNNHPDITLNKAKQNLFDSLVKNTSSRITEYVNNGADTQICRMDEKFPLDIATENGHTSIVMILTKHMKKAKTVIITDKVPNQ comes from the exons ATGGAAATTGAGCAGAAAGAATGTATTCCAAACAATATTAGAG atcagaTACAAAGACAAATAGAAAACTGGGAAATGAAGGATAAACTGTTCGTGTCTACACGAGCCAGTGACTTTGTccaaaaatgtttaaacaaaaacagTTGTTTGACATTAACTGCCCCATCAGGAGTTGGTAAATCATTTATTGCAAGACACACAGCCCTACTTTTACAGAAGGACGGATACAAAATAATACCCGTGAACAAACCAGATGATATAAGAAATTATTATCAACCTGGTAAACAGACAGTCTTCGTTGTAGATGATATTTGTGGAAACTTTACTGCCAACCAACAACAGATTGATAAATGGAAACAATTGTTACCTGTAGTTGACACAATTATTGCAGACACATGTTGTAAGGTTATTGTATCATGTAGGTTACAAGTCTATAGAGATGATAAGTTTAATATATTATCACCTTTTAAATTATGTGAATGTAATTTGATTGCAGATGAATTGTGCCTTACAACTATAGAAAAAAGTAGAATAGCAAACAAATATATTGATTCAGGATTGCCCAATATTTATACGTTTTCACATAATTGTGAATTTTTTCCACTTTTGTGTTCATTATATAATAAGGAAAACCATGGAGATGTCACAAAATATTTCCAAAATCCCTTTATCGTCTATAAAGAAGAACTAAAAAATTTGAATAGCCAAGGCAATGAAGGGAAATGTAAAAAATGCTGTTTAGCTTTAGCAGTTCTTTTCAATAATCAGCTGAGAGAGAAATGGTTCCTGGGTAAAATTTCAGACGAGCAAACACAGATCATCAAAGACACATGTGAGGCATGTGGAATCAACAGTATACCTAAAATAAATCTAAAGACAGAACTAGACACTTTAGTTGGTACATTTGTCTCTAAACAGGATGGTATTTACAGAACAATACATGATAAATTGTTTGACTTCCTTGCCTATTACTTTGGTCAGAAAATCATAGAATGTTTGATAGAACATGGTGATAGTGAGTTAGTACATGGACGTTTTATTTGGCAGACATCACCAGATGACGAGAACAGTAACATagattttattattgaaatatcAGATGATCATTTAGAATTATATTTAGAAAGGTTTATCAAGGACTGGTTAGCAGGAAAGGTGGCAGTTGTGTTCAgtaattataatataaaagtaTCATCATTCAGACAACAGTTAATACAGTACTTACAACAACTTGATAAAGTACAGCAGGTTAAATTAGCTAATACCAATGATACAGTGGAACCAAAGGAGAGCTGTGATTCTGGTACTACTCCACTGGTATCGAATTGTTATGATGGTTATACTGACATGGTACAGTGGATGTTACGTAATGATGTTGTTGTGGATCAATGTAGAGATAGTGGGACAAGTGGACTGCACATGGCAAGTCAGGAAGGGCATACTGATAtcgtaaagttactgttagagaggaATCCTGATGTTAATCTATGTAACAAGGATGGCTCGAGTCCTATATCAAAGGCAAGTCAAAACGGACATattgatatagtaaagttactgttagagaggaATGCTGATGTTAATCTATGTAACAAGGATGGCTCGAGTCCTCTGTTACAGGCTAGTCAAAACGGACATACTGATagagtaaagttactgttagagagaAATCCTGATGTTAATCTATGTAACAAGAATGGCTCGAGTCCTATATTAATGGCAAGTCAAAacggacatactgatatagtaaagttactgttagagaggaATGCTGATGTTAATCTATGTAACAAGGATGGCTTGAGTCCTCTGTTACAGGCTAGTCAAAacggacatactgatatagtaaagttactgttagagaggaAACCTGATGTTAATCTATGTAACAAGGATGGCTTAAGTCCTCTGTTACAAGCAAGTCAAAACGGACATACTGATATCGTAAAAATACTGTTAGAGAGAAATCCTGATGTTAATCTATGTGACAATGATGGCTGCAGTCCTCTAATTATAGCAAGTTTgaaaggacatactgatatagtaagaTTACTACTAGAGAGGAATCCTGATCCATGTAACTATAACACCAGAATCAGTAACAGTCCTAGTCTTGTCCAGCCATTACTGAAACATAAACCAGACATTAATGCCAAGACATCTGATGGAGGTAATGCTTTATATTTCAGTGCATGGAATGGACACATTGAGATAACACAGTTACAGTTAGAGAATAGTGCTGACTGTAATATCTGTATCCATAGCAAACAGTCTATGACAGATATATTTAATAACCACCCAGATATAACATtaaacaaagcaaaacaaaactTATTTGATAGTCTTGTTAAGAATACATCATCGCGTATAACAGAATACGTCA ATAACGGAGCAGACACACAGATATGTAGAATGGATGAGAAATTCCCTTTAGACATTGCAACAGAAAATGGACATACATCTATAGTAATGATTTTAACGAAACACATGAAAAAGGCAAAAACTGTGATTATAACAGATAAAGTACCAAACCAATAA
- the LOC143050941 gene encoding uncharacterized protein LOC143050941 — protein MKHLLRLLILIDFLDVQGILEWTVVGKVTDYGQNVTLFCNVEHCCPEECGWDRWTPVQQTLFIDVKTGRPNKKYDGKVMKDGYTLIIQNLTENDLNVSYSCLYGVTLGERKFLLEEDVFKSISPTQPNDPNSQLSHSEISALIIGVIVLLIGSVTIFIYIWRRRILSNKHKDREDCSDLKDTLLDKTTVQIGKDDNLVIGEELEDTQGERKEDTLEIIQVQCKQDAHKQKPENKK, from the exons ATGAAGCATTTACTGCGATTGCTGATTCTGATTGATTTTCTTGATGTACAAG gtATTTTAGAATGGACGGTTGTTGGGAAGGTTACGGATTATGGACAAAATGTGACATTATTTTGCAATGTTGAGCACTGTTGTCCTGAGGAGTGTGGATGGGATAGGTGGACGCCTGTACAACAGACCCTGTTTATAGATGTAAAGACGGGACGACCAAATAAAAAGTATGATGGAAAGGTTATGAAGGATGGATACACCTTAATTATCCAAAATCTGACCGAAAATGATCTTAATGTCTCATATTCCTGTTTGTATGGTGTAACTTTAGGGGAAAGAAAATTTCTACTGGAAGAGGACGTTTTCAAAT cAATAAGTCCTACACAACCTAATGATCCGAACAGTCAATTATCTCATAGTGAAAT ATCTGCTTTGATAATTGGAGTTATTGTATTACTGATAGGGTCTGTgacaattttcatttatatttggaGGCGGCGCATCCTGAGTAACAAACATAAAG ATAGGGAAGACTGTTCAGACCTGAAAGATACTTTATTGGACAAAACAACTGTGCAAATAG GCAAAGATGATAATTTAGTGATAGGAGAGGAATTAGAAGACACACAAGGTGAGAGGAAAGAAGATACTTTAGAGATTATACAAG TGCAATGCAAACAGGATGCCCACAAACAAAAaccagaaaataaaaaataa